Proteins encoded within one genomic window of Ovis aries strain OAR_USU_Benz2616 breed Rambouillet chromosome 1, ARS-UI_Ramb_v3.0, whole genome shotgun sequence:
- the ILDR1 gene encoding immunoglobulin-like domain-containing receptor 1 isoform X1 produces MGSELPAPWLLLFTWLPAGCTSLLVTVQHTERYVTLFASVILKCDYTTSAQLQDVVVTWRFKSFCKDPIFDYYSASYQAALSLGQDPSNDCNDSQREVRIVAQRRGQNEPVLGVDYRQRKITIQNRADLVINEVMWWDHGVYYCTIEAPGDTSGDPDKEVKLIVLHWLTVIFIVLGALLLLLLIGVCWCQCCPQYCCCYLRCPCCPDRCCCPQEALARHRYMKQAQALGSQMMEKPLYWGADRSSQFSSYPMNPLLQRDLSLRSSLPEVPVTQAIAHPPIPNGVLEYLEKELRNLNPAQPLPPDLQATSGHPCSILSSLGSEVVERRVIHLPPLVRDLPASRRTSSSSRQQWLPAPPSPPRPWDLREGRRQHRYSDFHQELRDPEAQCWELEQRELDRLRRGRHRGSRHRWSPRPWSDRDSLSDGDGPSSSEARWRPRRPPLRSRSRYPERDPRRPSPKESAQGHQRRRPRSYSPPLPSGLSSWSSEEEKERQPQSWETRRHRRSCSPNWPEEKPPSYRSLDVSSGKNGKKKGSVKRRLERESSHSGRSVVI; encoded by the exons GCTGCACGTCCTTGCTGGTGACGGTCCAGCACACGGAGCGCTATGTCACCCTGTTTGCCTCAGTCATCCTCAAATGTGACTACACCACCTCTGCCCAGCTCCAGGATGTGGTGGTGACGTGGCGCTTCAAGTCCTTCTGCAAGGACCCCATCTTTGACTACTACTCTGCAT CATACCAGGCGGCTTTATCCCTGGGCCAGGACCCGTCCAATGACTGCAATGACAGCCAGCGGGAAGTTCGCATCGTGGCCCAGCGGCGGGGGCAGAATGAACCTGTGCTGGGGGTGGATTACCGGCAACGCAAGATCACCATCCAGAATC GAGCAGATCTGGTGATTAATGAAGTGATGTGGTGGGACCATGGAGTGTATTACTGCACCATTGAGGCCCCAGGGGACACGTCAGGAGACCCAGATAAGGAAGTGAAGCTCATCGTCCTGC ACTGGCTGACCGTGATCTTCATCGTCCTGGgagccctcctcctgctcctgctgaTTGGAGTGTGCTGGTGCCAGTGTTGCCcccagtactgctgctgctacctcCGCTGCCCCTGCTGCCCCGACCGCTGCTGCTGCCCCCAGGAAG CCCTGGCCCGCCACCGCTACATGAAGCAGGCTCAGGCCTTAGGCTCTCAGATGATGGAAAAACCCCTGTACTGGGGGGCGGACAGGAGCTCCCAGTTTTCATCTTATCCAATGAACCCACTGCTGCAGCGAG ATTTGTCCCTGCGATCCAGCCTCCCCGAGGTGCCAGTGACCCAGGCAATCGCTCACCCTCCCATCCCCAATGGTGTCCTAGAGTATTTGGAGAAGGAGCTGCGGAACCTCAACCCAGCCCAGCCTCTGCCGCCTGACCTCCAGGCCACGTCTGGCCACCCCTGCAGCATCCTGTCCTCCCTGGGCTCTGAGGTTGTGGAACGCAGAGTCATCCACCTGCCTCCCCTGGTCAGAGACCTGCCAGCTTCGCGGAGGACCAGCAGCTCCTCCCGCCAGCAGTGGCTCCCTGCACCGCCATCTCCCCCCAGACCCTGGGAtctgagggaggggagaaggcagcACCGCTACTCTGATTTCCACCAGGAGCTCCGGGATCCTGAGGCTCAGTGCTGGGAGCTGGAGCAACGGGAGCTGGACCGACTGCGGCGTGGGAGGCACCGCGGCTCCAGGCATCGCTGGTCACCCAGGCCCTGGTCAGACAGGGACAGCCTCAGCGACGGCGACGGCCCCTCATCCAGTGAGGCCCGCTGGCGGCCCCGCCGCCCCCCTCTCCGGAGCCGGAGCCGCTACCCAGAGAGAGATCCCCGCAGGCCCAGCCCCAAGGAAAGCGCTCAGGGGCACCAGAGGCGCAGGCCCCGCAGctactcccctcccctgccctctggcCTCAGTTCCTGGAGCTccgaggaggagaaggagaggcagCCCCAGAGCTGGGAGACCCGCCGCCATCGTCGCTCGTGCTCCCCAAACTGGCCTGAGGAGAAACCACCCAGCTACCGCTCGCTGGATGTCAGCTCAGGCAAGAATGGCAAGAAAAAAGGGAGTGTGAAGAGGCGCTTG GAGAGAGAGAGCTCCCATAGTGGAAGGAGTGTGGTCATTTAG
- the ILDR1 gene encoding immunoglobulin-like domain-containing receptor 1 isoform X2, translating into MGSELPAPWLLLFTWLPAGCTSLLVTVQHTERYVTLFASVILKCDYTTSAQLQDVVVTWRFKSFCKDPIFDYYSASYQAALSLGQDPSNDCNDSQREVRIVAQRRGQNEPVLGVDYRQRKITIQNRADLVINEVMWWDHGVYYCTIEAPGDTSGDPDKEVKLIVLHWLTVIFIVLGALLLLLLIGVCWCQCCPQYCCCYLRCPCCPDRCCCPQEALARHRYMKQAQALGSQMMEKPLYWGADRSSQFSSYPMNPLLQRDLSLRSSLPEVPVTQAIAHPPIPNGVLEYLEKELRNLNPAQPLPPDLQATSGHPCSILSSLGSEVVERRVIHLPPLVRDLPASRRTSSSSRQQWLPAPPSPPRPWDLREGRRQHRYSDFHQELRDPEAQCWELEQRELDRLRRGRHRGSRHRWSPRPWSDRDSLSDGDGPSSSEARWRPRRPPLRSRSRYPERDPRRPSPKESAQGHQRRRPRSYSPPLPSGLSSWSSEEEKERQPQSWETRRHRRSCSPNWPEEKPPSYRSLDVSSGERELP; encoded by the exons GCTGCACGTCCTTGCTGGTGACGGTCCAGCACACGGAGCGCTATGTCACCCTGTTTGCCTCAGTCATCCTCAAATGTGACTACACCACCTCTGCCCAGCTCCAGGATGTGGTGGTGACGTGGCGCTTCAAGTCCTTCTGCAAGGACCCCATCTTTGACTACTACTCTGCAT CATACCAGGCGGCTTTATCCCTGGGCCAGGACCCGTCCAATGACTGCAATGACAGCCAGCGGGAAGTTCGCATCGTGGCCCAGCGGCGGGGGCAGAATGAACCTGTGCTGGGGGTGGATTACCGGCAACGCAAGATCACCATCCAGAATC GAGCAGATCTGGTGATTAATGAAGTGATGTGGTGGGACCATGGAGTGTATTACTGCACCATTGAGGCCCCAGGGGACACGTCAGGAGACCCAGATAAGGAAGTGAAGCTCATCGTCCTGC ACTGGCTGACCGTGATCTTCATCGTCCTGGgagccctcctcctgctcctgctgaTTGGAGTGTGCTGGTGCCAGTGTTGCCcccagtactgctgctgctacctcCGCTGCCCCTGCTGCCCCGACCGCTGCTGCTGCCCCCAGGAAG CCCTGGCCCGCCACCGCTACATGAAGCAGGCTCAGGCCTTAGGCTCTCAGATGATGGAAAAACCCCTGTACTGGGGGGCGGACAGGAGCTCCCAGTTTTCATCTTATCCAATGAACCCACTGCTGCAGCGAG ATTTGTCCCTGCGATCCAGCCTCCCCGAGGTGCCAGTGACCCAGGCAATCGCTCACCCTCCCATCCCCAATGGTGTCCTAGAGTATTTGGAGAAGGAGCTGCGGAACCTCAACCCAGCCCAGCCTCTGCCGCCTGACCTCCAGGCCACGTCTGGCCACCCCTGCAGCATCCTGTCCTCCCTGGGCTCTGAGGTTGTGGAACGCAGAGTCATCCACCTGCCTCCCCTGGTCAGAGACCTGCCAGCTTCGCGGAGGACCAGCAGCTCCTCCCGCCAGCAGTGGCTCCCTGCACCGCCATCTCCCCCCAGACCCTGGGAtctgagggaggggagaaggcagcACCGCTACTCTGATTTCCACCAGGAGCTCCGGGATCCTGAGGCTCAGTGCTGGGAGCTGGAGCAACGGGAGCTGGACCGACTGCGGCGTGGGAGGCACCGCGGCTCCAGGCATCGCTGGTCACCCAGGCCCTGGTCAGACAGGGACAGCCTCAGCGACGGCGACGGCCCCTCATCCAGTGAGGCCCGCTGGCGGCCCCGCCGCCCCCCTCTCCGGAGCCGGAGCCGCTACCCAGAGAGAGATCCCCGCAGGCCCAGCCCCAAGGAAAGCGCTCAGGGGCACCAGAGGCGCAGGCCCCGCAGctactcccctcccctgccctctggcCTCAGTTCCTGGAGCTccgaggaggagaaggagaggcagCCCCAGAGCTGGGAGACCCGCCGCCATCGTCGCTCGTGCTCCCCAAACTGGCCTGAGGAGAAACCACCCAGCTACCGCTCGCTGGATGTCAGCTCAG GAGAGAGAGAGCTCCCATAG